In Hypanus sabinus isolate sHypSab1 chromosome 30, sHypSab1.hap1, whole genome shotgun sequence, one DNA window encodes the following:
- the LOC132383466 gene encoding zinc finger and BTB domain-containing protein 8A-like codes for MEISSHQAHLFQQLNEQRKQEMFCDCSIIVEGRVFKGHRNILFASSGYFRMLLLHNAQDVGQPAVATFDVFSADAFTIILDFIYSGRLSLTSQNVIDVMSAASFLQMTDVINVCKSFIKSSLDISEKERYLRHSSNSEMKCGEAPPLYSGSRGLEMNSGHTQKNSDLGGTVGHSWRNFNFHQAASNLPCPRDQLPMPFANDKTPQEVAVHKGNGLCSLGARTSEHINTEPQDHEKRIVGSEPIGPLVNYHFRHQADGLSLPQRNTDTVQQPSQGRDRKAEDWYPPVPTIVEVVGDWNGESTGDCNILPKMRFKCPFCTHTVKRKSDLKRHLRSHTGERPFPCGSCGKRFTRLEHLRSHHMTIHVSRKAICKVCRKALTGIAAKIVQHDGRSFGLCNSCTNPMNSGHDDEPIDLDAHADNDMEFQEINKESNWISAEPQGDTEILSSGGEDPGSNKVNVVEEILDDSDEQV; via the exons ATGGAGATCTCCTCACACCAAGCCCATTTATTCCAACAGCTAAACGAGCAGCGTAAGCAGGAAATGTTTTGTGACTGCAGCATAATTGTGGAGGGCAGAGTCTTTAAGGGTCACCGTAACATCCTGTTTGCCAGCAGTGGGTACTTCCGTATGCTGCTGCTTCATAACGCCCAGGATGTGGGGCAGCCCGCCGTAGCCACATTCGACGTCTTCTCTGCAGATGCATTTACAATTATTTTGGATTTCATCTACTCAGGGCGGCTGTCCCTCACAAGCCAAAACGTGATCGATGTGATGTCAGCTGCCAGCTTCCTGCAAATGACAGATGTGATTAATGTCTGCAAGAGCTTCATCAAATCATCCCTAGACATAAGTGAAAAAGAGAGATACTTAAGACATTCCAGTAATAGTGAAATGAAATGTGGGGAAGCACCACCCTTGTATTCAGGCAGCCGTGGTCTAGAGATGAACTCTGGTCACACTCAGAAGAACTCTGATTTGGGAGGTACTGTTGGACATTCCTGGAGAAATTTCAACTTTCATCAGGCAGCTTCAAACCTCCCCTGCCCCAGAGACCAATTGCCGATGCCTTTTGCCAATGACAAAACGCCCCAGGAAGTTGCTGTTCACAAAGGCAATGGCTTGTGCAGTTTGGGTGCAAGAACGTCTGAACACATAAACACAGAACCCCAGGATCATGAGAAGAGAATAGTGGGTTCTGAGCCAATTGGCCCGCTTGTGAATTATCACTTCAGGCATCAGGCAGATGGGCTGTCTCTGCCACAAAGGAACACTGACACAGTCCAGCAACCTTCTCAAGGGAGAGATCGAAAGGCAGAAGATTGGTATCCTCCAGTGCCTACAATTGTGGAAGTTGTAGGTGACTGGAATGGAGAGAGCACAG gAGACTGCAATATATTACCAAAGATGAGATTCAAGTGCCCTTTCTGTACACATACAGTGAAGCGGAAATCTGACTTGAAGCGACATCTTCGATCACATACAGGGGAGAGACCATTTCCTTGTGGTtcctgtgggaagagattcacacgaCTTGAGCACCTCCGCAGTCACCACATGACT ATCCATGTGTCCAGGAAGGctatttgcaaagtttgcaggaagGCACTTACCGGCATTGCAGCCAAAATTGTGCAGCACGATGGCAGGTCATTTGGGTTGTGCAACAGCTGTACAAATCCAATGAATTCAGGTCACGATGATGAGCCTATCGACTTGGATGCACACGCAGACAATGATATGGAATTTCAGGAAATTAACAAAGAATCTAACTGGATTTCTGCAGAGCCTCAAGGCGACACAGAGATCTTGAGTTCAGGAGGAGAAGATCCAGGGAGCAACAAAGTTAATGTGGTAGAAGAAATTTTGGATGATTCAGATGAGCAAGTGTAA